The DNA sequence TGtagatgtgtgtgtgttcacaTTAGTACTGTGCTAGTGAATTCAGCCAGGGAATGACGGGCGTGCTTGGTAAAGAGATTATAGCACCGATTTTACACGCAAGATCGATCTTGACCACACTGGGAAACAGTGTAGCACATAATGCTCTATCatcatgtttcttgtttttgtccCAAGAAACATAACCTGTGGCATATCCTGACCTTTTAAATCAATCACTCACTCAATCAATCAAACCAGTTTTATTAATCCTTGGTATTTTTGTGTCGTACGATGTGGTTAAAGCACCAAGCCTTTTATTCAAgggatgctactgtatatacagtatgaatgaatTTGGCTGCCTGTGCTGAAGTTGGTAATCAGCagcacagaaaaacaacatttgaggAGACCTGTTGGAGTTCACATCCCACTGCACAGTCTAGGACAGACCTGGGCTGTGTAGCCATGTGTTAaataacaagtaaaggtttattccctgcagaaaagagaagtaaagaaacacaacgtttcggctgtggagccttcttcaggtgtgtcgggtgtgttaaatatttttaatagtgAAATAGTGGAAGATAACAGAAAGGGAGAAGTGGTGGTTAACAGTGAGGTCCCACAGCTCTGGGGTGCTGGGTTTGTCTGCAGGTGCaggtgcctgtctgtgtggagtctgcatggtctCCCCGAGTCTGCATGGGATTTCTCCAAGCACCCCAGTTTCCCCCTCCTCTGACAGGGTGACAGGCCTGTCTGGAGGGGCTCAGCTATGAAACTGACCCCACTGTAGTCGGGACAAGGCTCAGGCGAAGCAGTGAGCTCCTCCTGTGCCCGTGTCCCTCCCAGGCTGTTCGAGACCCATCCGGAGTGCAAGGACGTCTTCTTCATCTTCCGGGAGATCGACGACCTCCAGGAGCTGAAAATGAGCAAGGAGCTGCAGGCGCACGGCCTCAGGTACCCATGTGGGGGTCCCGTGGCTGGGAGTCTCCGGAGAGGAGGGGGAGGTGAGCTGGAGCTTCACTGCGTCTCCTCTCTCGGCAGGGTGATGTCGTTCATCGAGAAGAGTGTCGCGCGACTGGCTCAGGAAGACAAGCTGGAGCAGATTGCCTTGGAACTGGGGAAGTGCCACTGCCGCTATAATGCACCCCCAAAATACTATGAGGTACCCCTTTTAGAACCACAGACGGGTTTCGTGTGTGAGGATTTCACTCGAGGTACTCTATGACACTCTATGGAATGGTACTGACACTCCTCGGTCCTGCATTTCAATTGTCCTGTTACCAGTGCGCTGTGGGATAGAGAGTGTTGGGAGACAGTTCCCTTCCAGGCTATAGATAAGCATCTGTCAGCTCTGTCTCCACCATCCCAGTCTGTGTCCAGTGCTCCCAGTCCTCCTGCTTTGCGGGGGAGACGTTCCTGAgactgggtgggggggggggggtacacTGTATACTGGGAAGGAGATCTCCTGTACTCCCTGACCACCACACGTTGCAAATAGACAGAATTATGCAAAAGATAAAGAACACGACAGAACTGAAGAGCAGTCCTGCACGGTGTTCTGTTATTAGGAGGGGTATTATTACAATGAGCATGAAGCAGGTATTTTTCATCTCCTGTGACTAGAACAAGCAGATATCTGTTGTTTAAGATGCTCTAAACAATTCTAACACACTGTTAGTGTTTAACTTGTGGATCAGCCTGGATTAGTTGTTTTTAATAGAGGTGCAATTAATATAGAGTTCGATTATGATCACATTTATTTCACTCCTAACGTTTTatgaatatgtttttattagcattatattataaattatattagCAACCCCTTTTCTAAAGTGCGGCTTTGCCAGCCGGCGCTGTGGCTGAGAGACGGGTTCTCTTGTGTTTGCCCAGTACGTCGGAGTGCAGTTCATCAGCGCGGTCAAGCCCATCCTGAAGGACAGCTGGAGCCCGCAGGTGGAACAGGCCTGGGAGGTGAATATTCCTGAGTTTGGGCTTCATTGTGCCCCATTTGAATCAGAGCAAAGTGCCGCAGCTTTCGGTGAGATCATGGTTGTTAATAACCGTTGGGAAACATTTTCTGTATCAACAGTAAACCGCAAGCCAGAGGCCACAAGTGGAATCTAGATAGAGGAGCTTCAGAACGTGCACAGGATGCacttccttacacaaagggttgtgggagcgtggaacaggctaatcagccatgctgttgaagccgatacacCGGTTTTCTTCCGAGaaagagctggatgagattctgggatcaattagctactaacgaCCAAACAGTCCAGATGGTCTGAATAGCTCCTCTTGTTTGTCAACACTTTTGACGTTCTCCGGCTACGGAATGTGATGCGGATATTCTAAGATATCCTGTGGTATAAATAGTCCTGATGCGAAGGAGGAAACCACGAAGCACATTTCATATGATACAAACATCTATATTGCCCTGCTAATACGAATCGTTCAGTGTTGTTCTACTGGGCAGGTATATCAGGACATCCGTTACAGGACTAGGTGGTTAACGCTTGAATACCTCTGTAAGGAGTGTATTATCACAGGATAGATGCCTTGCAGGTGTTACAGGCTGATGCTGGCCAATGCAGCAGGTCTAAAAGAGAGCGAGAGTGTATTAAGTTGTGGTGGAGAATTCACTCATGATTAGCACTGTTTCAGAGAGGGCTAAGATCACCGTTACAAAAACGCAAGTCTCTTTCAGTTCTTGGCTTTTGCTTGACCCCAGAGTTTATTCGCGTACCTGGCGGCCGTGATGAAGAGGGGGTACCACGAGGAGGAGCACAAGGACGGGGTGAACAAGGCGAGCTACGCGAGGAAGAGGCCGCCCCAGAGCCCGGCGGAGGAAGCGCCGCCCAACTGCATCTGACGGCGCCGACGCGCTCCGTGCCGGTTTCTGCGACCGGGGCGGTGTGGTCCTGAGCCCAGCACCGGCAGTCCGACCCATTACATGCGAACAGCAGCCCCGCCCTTAACCAGAGTGAGAGTCTCGTGAGCCGTCGGTGTCCACCTACTGGATGGACGGTAGCTGAGTGCGACTGAGGAGCCCGGCAGGTGGCACTCAGTTACTGCGCCTGTGTCACATCAATGCCCAGTTTTGTGACCCCCATTTCGCAGCAAGACATCCATTACGTGGGCAGGATGGGTGGGCAGGCAGGGTGAGGGAAGGGCTTCTTTAAAGACAGGTGAATTGACAGCTTGAATGAATGATGCCTCTGAAAAAATGGAAGGTTTTATTGCAGCCAACTGGAGCCTCTGACAGAAGTCAGACTCCTCTCTAAGCTGGCCAGAGCCACCTGGTGAGAGTCAGTCTGGTTATTCCCCAacacaaaaacatgaaatagcTGGAATTGTAACCAGATCTCCGAGTCCTACTCCCGTCCTGGCCTCCCTGCATTGGCAACCAGTCAGGTTTGGGAATCGTCTACAAGCCCACCTCCTGACTTGAAAAGCCCTAGGTAATCTGGTGTCTTGCTGCTCCACAGGCCTGCTGGTGTATCTGGTGTATTACTCCCCACCCTGCCAGCTTTGGCCACTGGGTTCTGATCCACGGTGTGTTCCCGGTCCCTCTCGTTTGGCAGCAGCCGGTCTGCTCTTCTGCACGGAAACAGGGAAATACGCTGCCTGAGGCTGTGTGACACTCTGTCACAAGCTCTGACTCTTTTCTAAAAGCCCT is a window from the Lepisosteus oculatus isolate fLepOcu1 chromosome 3, fLepOcu1.hap2, whole genome shotgun sequence genome containing:
- the LOC102698808 gene encoding cytoglobin-1-like isoform X2, with the protein product MGCALSGSGVSSGASAPDSAGSKRDRAAESTFASAGGSEIGGARGPGFRLKSEPVPLTESQKDLIRESWKVVHQDIARLGIIMFIRLFETHPECKDVFFIFREIDDLQELKMSKELQAHGLRVMSFIEKSVARLAQEDKLEQIALELGKCHCRYNAPPKYYEYVGVQFISAVKPILKDSWSPQVEQAWESLFAYLAAVMKRGYHEEEHKDGVNKASYARKRPPQSPAEEAPPNCI
- the LOC102698808 gene encoding cytoglobin-1-like isoform X1; translated protein: MGCALSGSGVSSGASAPDSAGSKRDRAAESTFASAGGSEIGGARGPGFRLKSEPVPLTESQKDLIRESWKVVHQDIARLGIIMFIRLFETHPECKDVFFIFREIDDLQELKMSKELQAHGLRVMSFIEKSVARLAQEDKLEQIALELGKCHCRYNAPPKYYEYVGVQFISAVKPILKDSWSPQVEQAWEVNIPEFGLHCAPFESEQSAAAFGEIMVVNNRWETFSVSTVNRKPEATSGI